GGATATCCGGATACCTGTCGCATACTGGTTGAAATAGTTCCTGAATCCGCTCTTCAACAATGGAAATTCCAGTGTCATCCGTATCCATTAAAAGCAGCAGAAACTCATCTCCTCCAAAACGAATAACAACATCGTTTTTTCGGGAAGCTTTTGTTAAGACAGCCGCAAATTCTTTAAGGACCCGATCGCCTTCTGGATGACCATGGAGATCGTTGATTTTCTTGAAATGGTCAAGATCCATCAGTAACAGGGAATAGGTGATGTCCGGAAAGCGGATGTCTTCCATCAGACGGGTAAGAAAATGATGCAAATACCTACGATTAAACAAGTTGGTAAGTGGGTCGGTAATAGAATACTGGTAAACTCGTTGATGTTCATCGGAAAAGGAGCGATTCAGGACAAAGATCAAAGCGAACAGGGTCGTTGAAACAAGGACGAAATTAATCGATAAATCAAAGGCTCTGAGCTGGGGGTCGGAATAAAAATGGTAACGCTCCGGATACTGGGGCTCGAGGTGGAGGAGAATTACCATTAAGACTGTAAAAAGGGCAGGAAAAATATACTCCCACGTTTCTTGAATCACAATAAAACAAAGGAAAAGCATTAAGACAGCATAAAAAGACATGGCGCTATAGGAACCGGGAGAAGTAAGCCATGCAGCAGGCAGGTAAACAAAAGATAAAAAGAATAAAAAAAGCAAACGAACTTTCTTGCTTTTTTCTGTAGGATACCACTGATGAAGAAAAAATAGAAAGCCAGCGCCGAGAAGGGGAGAAACAATATTGACGATAGGCCGGTGATTGATCAGGTTAATAAGAGCAACAACGATAAAAGCCACCAACCCAATGCGGAGGCTGGTGATAAATACCTGATCTTTCATATTGGTTAGGTGATTATTTTTAGGAATGTGCCAATTCACTAGGATCCCTCCGGTTCTATAGAAGGTTCAAGACCTGTGGCCCAGGAATAAAAATAGTACCTATTACCTATTTTAACACACATTCGTCAGATGAAAACCCTAAAAGAAAAACTTGTGAGAAAAACTTTTTCACTTTTCAAGCGCAGTAAAAAGAAGAAAAAGGTGAAAATAGAATAGAAAATCCGTAATAGAAAAAAGGAGGGACGAAATGATGGTAGGAGTATTAATAATTCCGTTTATCATATTTGCTTTGCTTGGGCTGGTGATTGTTGGAGTAAAAGGTGGTTCATACCAAGGAGGAGAAGAAATGATCAAAAATGTATATATTTATGTAGTGCTTTTTGCAACACTGATGATGACGATTGGTGGCAGTGTTGCCGCCTTTATGGCGTTGGCGGATATTGTGGCACCGACACCTTACTATCAATCCTATGAAGATTATCGTAGATGGAACGTAGACAGGGTTTATGATTTGGAAGGAGAAGAAGTCAGTCCTCAGGTGGAAGAAGAGATCAGAGGACAATATGATGCTATGGTGACAGAAGAAAAACAGCGGTATACCAATCGGGCAAAAAATAATTTGATTAAAAGTTTTGGATGGATTGTTATTCCATTACCGATTTTTTTATACTATTCACGAAAACTTAAACAGCATAAACATAACGAGAGCCAACTTACTTAGTTGGCTCCTCGTATTTGCGAAGAAATAAATTTTCGAATTTCAGAATATGCTTTGGTTGGATAACATTGGGTTTGTTTTCCATAGCGACTTTTAAAGCGTAGTTTAGTTAAACCATTCTTTTCTACCCGTATCTCATCAAGGTCATCCCATTTTTCAATTTTTCCCAAAAGCGTTACTCCGGTAAACTGAAGAATTCCCTTCTCATGAATACCAGCCGCCATAAGGCCGGATAGGATGTAGACACTGGCCGCAAGTACCAGCAGATAATTAGTCCAAAAGTGGCCGGTGTGATAGGTAATGCCAAGAAAAACCAAGGTGGAAAGTCCGACAGCCGTAAAGCGGCTTCTGGTCATTATGCTTTGATAAGTACACTGTTTTCTTTTTTTGAAATTGCTAAGGCTGCCAAAAATAAAGGCGGTTAACAGTAGGATGAACAAGGGGATACTTTGCATAGGGAAGTCCTCCATTCGATTTAATCATTCGGTACGAAATTAAGTATAGACACTCTAGCACCTAAAGTCAATGAAATGGAAGGAGAAGAAAAGGAAAAGGAAAAGCATATTGAAGAGGGGCTATGGGTATATAGGCATTAAGCGGTGATCGTCATCAGAGAAGCAACAAAAGCACAGAAATGAAAAATAAGAAGGATAGAAACCTACTACTTTACTAAAAATTTATAAAAAAAAGGCAGGTGAAGGAAATGACTCAGAAGCTTAAAAAATCAGATGAGCGAAAGCAAGAAAAATCAACAGGACTGAATCTGTTCAACAGCTATGCCCAGTTACCAGAAGTTTTGTTTAGCCGATTATCACCAAGGCCGGTCTCCTCACCTACCATGGTGATTTTTAATAGAGAGTTAGCTTATCAAATGGGACTGGATCCAGAAGCGATGGAAGGTTCAGAAGGCGTGGAGCTGCTGGCAGGAAACCAGATACCCGAAGGAGCTGATCCTATTGCACAGGCCTATGCCGGTCATCAGTTCGGACATTTCAATAAATTGGGCGATGGTCGGGCTGTCCTTCTGGGAGAGCATAGAACGCCAGAAGGGAAATGGCTGGATGTTCAATTGAAAGGCTCAGGAAAGACTCCCTATTCCCGACAGGGCGACGGTCGGGCAACACTTGGACCAATGCTGCGAGAATATGTGATTAGTGAAGCGATGTATGGTCTGGGAATTCCTACTTCCAGAAGTCTGGCCGTAGTGTCTACTGGAGAAAGGGTTTTTCGAGAAAGGCCACTGCCGGGGGCTGTCTTAAGCCGGGTAGCTTCCAGTCACTTACGGGTAGGCACCTTTCAATATGCCGCCGCTTGGGGAGATGAGGAAACGCTTCGGAGACTTGTGGACTATACCTGGAACCGGCATTTTTCTCATAAAGATCCGGGAAAAAACAAGGCACATTCTCTGCTGATGGCAGTGATTCAGCACCAGGCATCTTTGATAGCCAAGTGGCAGTTAATCGGCTTTGTTCATGGTGTAATGAATACCGACAATATGACGATTAGCGGCGAAACCATTGATTATGGTCCCTGCGCTTTTATGGATCGTTACCACCCAGCTACGGTCTTTAGCTCCATTGATCATAATGGTCGCTACGCTTATGGCAACCAACCGACTATTGCCGCTTGGAACCTAGCTCGTTTTGCGGAAACCTTACTGCCTCTGATTCATGAAAAAGAAGCATCGGCTGTGGAAATAGCCCAGCAAAGCCTGGAAGAATATTCGAGGCTTTTTCGAAAGGACTGGCTAAAGGGATTTCGGCGAAAATTAGGAATGATTCATGAAACAGCTGAGGATATAAAACTGATAGAAGATTTATTTCAGATGATGGAAAAAAAGAAAATGGATTTTACCAATACCTTCCGAAGTCTCACCATCAAAAGAATGGCAGCGGAAGAAAAAACGGTTGTGACAAAATCAGCTGTAGACACAACAACAAAAGAGGAAGAAATGGAAAGATGGATTCAGCGATGGAATCACCGCTTAGAAAAAGAAAATCAATCCAGTGAGGAAATCATCGCCTTAATGAAAGCCTCCAATCCAGCGATCATTCCAAGAAATCACCGGGTAGAAGCTGTTTTAGAATCAGCGGTGCAGCATCAAACGATCCGGGAGATGGAGAAATTGCTGGAAGTGTTAAAAGATCCATATGCTTATACAGAGGAACAGGAAAACTACGCGGATGAACCATCTGCCTCGGCCTTGCCTTACCGGACTTACTGTGGTACTTAAAGAATAAATAGAGGATTTTTTCTTTTTTTGTCGAAAAGATCAAATAATCGCAAAAAGAGAATCTTCAAAATGAATTTCCGGAGAAGGCATTAGACGGAGAAATCCTGTGACGGAATCTTGCAAAGGAATCTGGTGGAGGTGGAAGGGGCATGAAGCTGCTTAGGGTAAAAAGAATTCTATTAACCATTTGCTTGTTGATGGGATTTTTTCAGATACCAGTTAGTGCCGCATCTTATGAATCTTCAGAGGAAGGAAAACCGGTGGTATTACAACTTCGTTGGGAACCTCAATTTCAGTTTGCTGGCTATTATGCCGCTTTGTGGCAAGGGTATTACGAAGAAGCTGGTTTGGATGTTACCATTCGATCTGCCTTTGATGAAAAAGGGAATATCCGACAAGCTACGGAAGAAGTACAGGCTGGAAGAGCGGATTTTGGTGTAGGAGCTGTGGATATTCTGTTTGCCAACGAAAATGGAAAACCATTGACTGTGGTAGCCGCTATTTTTCAGCGCAGTGCCGTAGCTTACTATCGGCTAGAAGAAACGAAAGTTAATAATCTGGTGGATTTAATGGATCGGAAGGTAGCTAGGCGTCATTTGGATCTGTTGGATGTAGAACTTCAAGCAATGTTGATCGCTGAAGGCATTGATCCGGCACAGTTACCT
This region of Tindallia magadiensis genomic DNA includes:
- a CDS encoding GGDEF domain-containing protein, with translation MNWHIPKNNHLTNMKDQVFITSLRIGLVAFIVVALINLINHRPIVNIVSPLLGAGFLFFLHQWYPTEKSKKVRLLFLFFLSFVYLPAAWLTSPGSYSAMSFYAVLMLFLCFIVIQETWEYIFPALFTVLMVILLHLEPQYPERYHFYSDPQLRAFDLSINFVLVSTTLFALIFVLNRSFSDEHQRVYQYSITDPLTNLFNRRYLHHFLTRLMEDIRFPDITYSLLLMDLDHFKKINDLHGHPEGDRVLKEFAAVLTKASRKNDVVIRFGGDEFLLLLMDTDDTGISIVEERIQELFQPVCDRYPDIPLSVSFGRATCSSGSVDEVIKMADDILYQSKDASKKNGTSR
- a CDS encoding protein adenylyltransferase SelO, whose translation is MTQKLKKSDERKQEKSTGLNLFNSYAQLPEVLFSRLSPRPVSSPTMVIFNRELAYQMGLDPEAMEGSEGVELLAGNQIPEGADPIAQAYAGHQFGHFNKLGDGRAVLLGEHRTPEGKWLDVQLKGSGKTPYSRQGDGRATLGPMLREYVISEAMYGLGIPTSRSLAVVSTGERVFRERPLPGAVLSRVASSHLRVGTFQYAAAWGDEETLRRLVDYTWNRHFSHKDPGKNKAHSLLMAVIQHQASLIAKWQLIGFVHGVMNTDNMTISGETIDYGPCAFMDRYHPATVFSSIDHNGRYAYGNQPTIAAWNLARFAETLLPLIHEKEASAVEIAQQSLEEYSRLFRKDWLKGFRRKLGMIHETAEDIKLIEDLFQMMEKKKMDFTNTFRSLTIKRMAAEEKTVVTKSAVDTTTKEEEMERWIQRWNHRLEKENQSSEEIIALMKASNPAIIPRNHRVEAVLESAVQHQTIREMEKLLEVLKDPYAYTEEQENYADEPSASALPYRTYCGT